The following proteins are co-located in the bacterium genome:
- a CDS encoding zinc-ribbon domain-containing protein has product MLRVTCPSCRTDYAVPASQAPRRPLRLVCPACGRGFRLEPEPRRPAAPAGDALAAAWSERLARALVSDIVVYQPERRRAALERGRVLEEFVPEIAAAWRLLLELAGDDPARLAPVFRDALDTLLGAGAPVVPAVP; this is encoded by the coding sequence ATGTTGCGCGTCACCTGCCCCAGCTGCCGAACCGACTACGCCGTGCCGGCGAGCCAGGCGCCGCGGCGCCCGTTGCGCCTGGTCTGCCCGGCGTGCGGGCGCGGGTTCCGCCTCGAACCGGAGCCGCGCCGGCCGGCAGCCCCGGCGGGCGACGCGCTGGCGGCCGCCTGGTCCGAGCGGCTGGCCCGCGCCCTGGTCTCCGACATCGTCGTCTACCAGCCCGAACGCCGACGCGCGGCCCTGGAGCGTGGGCGCGTGCTCGAGGAATTCGTCCCGGAGATCGCCGCGGCCTGGCGGCTGCTGCTGGAACTCGCCGGCGACGATCCCGCCCGCTTGGCGCCGGTGTTCCGCGATGCGCTCGACACGCTCCTCGGCGCCGGCGCCCCCGTCGTTCCCGCAGTTCCCTGA
- a CDS encoding tetratricopeptide repeat protein has product MSNRDQDIKQPAAVDGRAAEAFARGRSAEQQGVYDEALVAYREALAGAPGHAEWWYRLGCVQRKQGDFGGAHEAFRKAVDLGGEDSRALTNLGTVLDELGRRAEAMQMYLRAIAADPLNADAHHNLGALYAEEGRPRDAVRCFEAAIRARPDAEGYLNLGMVHFRDDAYDEALSYFEQSIKLSPQASNAQYFTGIVLQKKGLYREAADRFRKTLELDNRLVRAHFHLGTCLRKLEKHEESLASLLRALDAFPDDGRLHYQLALTYDALLMRQEARKHYRLARQER; this is encoded by the coding sequence ATGTCGAATCGGGATCAGGACATCAAGCAGCCCGCCGCGGTCGACGGCCGCGCCGCCGAGGCGTTCGCCCGCGGCCGTTCGGCCGAGCAGCAGGGCGTCTACGACGAAGCGCTGGTCGCCTACCGGGAGGCGCTCGCCGGCGCGCCCGGGCATGCCGAGTGGTGGTACCGCCTCGGCTGCGTGCAGCGCAAGCAGGGGGATTTCGGCGGGGCGCACGAGGCCTTCCGCAAGGCCGTCGACCTGGGCGGGGAGGACAGCCGCGCGCTGACCAACCTCGGCACCGTGCTCGACGAGCTGGGCCGGCGCGCCGAGGCCATGCAGATGTACCTGCGGGCGATCGCGGCCGATCCGCTCAACGCCGACGCGCACCACAACCTCGGCGCGCTCTACGCCGAGGAGGGCCGCCCCCGGGACGCCGTGCGCTGCTTCGAGGCCGCCATCCGCGCCCGTCCCGACGCCGAGGGTTACCTGAATCTCGGCATGGTGCACTTCCGCGACGATGCGTACGACGAGGCCCTGTCATACTTTGAGCAAAGCATAAAGCTGTCCCCGCAAGCGTCTAATGCTCAATATTTTACGGGAATCGTACTGCAGAAGAAGGGGCTGTACCGCGAGGCGGCCGACCGCTTCCGCAAGACCCTGGAGTTGGACAACCGGCTGGTCCGCGCCCACTTCCACCTCGGCACCTGCCTGCGCAAGCTGGAGAAGCACGAGGAGTCCCTGGCTTCGTTGCTGCGGGCTCTGGATGCGTTCCCGGACGACGGGCGCCTGCACTACCAGCTGGCCCTGACCTACGACGCCCTCCTGATGCGCCAGGAGGCCCGCAAGCATTACCGCCTGGCTCGCCAGGAGCGCTGA
- a CDS encoding undecaprenyl-diphosphate phosphatase, translated as MEFLHVILLAVVQGLTEFLPVSSSGHLVLAQHFLHAFEGDVALDVILHGGTLVAVLAVYWREIRRLLTFDAAAVQYVVALVVGTLPAVAVGLLLKDRVEALFSDPRATAVALMFTGLILLSTRAARSELRRVPGDWHPVPPPLPKALLIGCAQAVAITPGISRSGSTIAASLWLGLPRDEAARFSFLLAVPAIVGALVLHLLDGGLRSQAGPVALTAGAVVAFLVGMVAIRLTALLVVQRHFWKFSFYCLPLGAAMYLLLGK; from the coding sequence GTGGAATTCCTGCATGTGATCCTGCTGGCCGTCGTGCAGGGACTCACCGAGTTCCTGCCGGTGAGCAGTTCCGGGCACCTGGTCCTGGCCCAGCACTTCCTGCACGCCTTCGAGGGCGACGTCGCGCTGGACGTGATCCTCCACGGCGGCACGCTCGTCGCGGTCCTGGCGGTCTACTGGCGGGAAATCCGGCGCCTGCTGACCTTCGACGCCGCCGCGGTGCAGTACGTCGTGGCGCTGGTCGTCGGCACCCTGCCCGCGGTCGCGGTGGGGCTGCTGCTGAAGGACCGGGTGGAGGCCCTGTTCTCCGACCCGCGGGCCACGGCCGTCGCCCTGATGTTCACCGGCCTGATCCTGCTGTCGACCCGCGCCGCCCGCAGCGAGTTGCGCCGGGTGCCGGGCGACTGGCACCCCGTGCCGCCGCCGCTGCCGAAGGCGCTGCTCATCGGCTGCGCCCAGGCGGTGGCCATCACCCCGGGCATCAGCCGTTCCGGTTCGACCATCGCCGCCTCGCTCTGGCTAGGGCTGCCGCGCGACGAGGCCGCCCGCTTCAGTTTCCTGCTCGCGGTGCCGGCGATCGTCGGCGCCCTGGTCCTGCATCTTCTCGATGGGGGGCTGCGCAGCCAGGCCGGGCCGGTGGCGCTCACGGCCGGGGCCGTCGTGGCTTTCCTGGTCGGGATGGTCGCGATCCGGCTGACCGCGTTGCTGGTCGTGCAGCGGCATTTCTGGAAGTTCTCGTTCTACTGCCTGCCCCTGGGCGCGGCGATGTACCTGCTGCTCGGCAAGTAG
- a CDS encoding response regulator, with amino-acid sequence MRHTLLIVDDADFMRFVLGDLAREAGIAIIVEAGSAAEALDLQAALAPRLAVVDLSADAVVGEGLLGALLARDPDLAVAAVVSPGDAIGAARARARGAREVLEKPYDPDAALAALQRLATAPVGV; translated from the coding sequence TTGCGTCACACCCTGCTGATCGTCGACGACGCGGACTTCATGCGCTTCGTGCTGGGCGACCTGGCCCGCGAGGCCGGGATCGCCATCATCGTCGAGGCGGGCAGCGCCGCCGAGGCGCTCGATCTGCAGGCCGCGCTGGCGCCCCGCCTCGCGGTCGTGGACCTGTCGGCGGACGCCGTCGTCGGCGAAGGCCTGCTGGGCGCCCTGCTGGCGCGCGATCCCGACCTGGCCGTGGCCGCCGTCGTCTCGCCCGGCGACGCCATCGGCGCCGCGCGGGCCCGCGCCCGCGGCGCCCGTGAAGTGCTGGAGAAGCCCTACGACCCGGACGCCGCGCTCGCCGCGTTGCAGCGCCTGGCCACCGCGCCCGTGGGCGTCTGA